In Debaryomyces hansenii CBS767 chromosome B complete sequence, one genomic interval encodes:
- a CDS encoding DEHA2B14146p (similar to CA5661|CaKRE6 Candida albicans CaKRE6 Glucan synthase subunit) — MARRDLTFNTPNGAQDEESGVENPFISPVDEESSSFGSNQQSSSSQSDDNNRINNHMNEQSYGEAFNVYNGYYSRTGTTTNLISNETSGGGRNGNNNSLGVSNLGIPRNIQSPIEFDRYPSNFSSCNNINSLINSKHDESDLPVSKKSSSSFLPGNDFSPFGGYPASSFPLHIDEKEADDYLHNPDPIKDADYDKNRFIHDLKNMDRRSLGGLIGVIFLVLAAVAVFILLPVLTYSGVTDPYTPESYEILTSYRYPLLNAIRTDLVDPDTPEDALTKKTSKGETWKLVFSDEFNAEGRTFYDGDDQFFQAADLWYGGTQDLEYYDPDAVTTANGTLNLRMDAYKNHDLFYRSGMVQSWNKMCFTQGYLEFSARLPGYGNVSGLWPGLWSMGNLGRPGYLASTEGIWPYTYDSCDAGITANQSSPDGISYLPGQRLNKCTCSGEDHPSPGKGRGAPEYDVLEGEVSTDVGVGVASQSMQIAPFDIWYYPDYNFISIHNDSVTTMNTYTGGPLQQAVSGTTTLNVSWYSEGDNEHNFQTYGYEYLNDDDDGYLTWYVGTDPTVTVQAAALGPNGNIGRRLMSKEPMSMVMNFGISNNWAYIDWNSLKFPITMNIDHVRVYQPEDAINLTCDPDDYPTYDYIQAHPKAYQNNNLTSWEETEYSIPKNSLVHGC; from the coding sequence ATGGCCAGACGGGATTTGACATTTAATACCCCAAATGGGGCACAGGATGAAGAATCAGGGGTCGAGAACCCGTTTATATCGCCTGTTGACGAAGAAAGTTCTTCATTTGGCCTGAACCAACAATCATCGTCCAGTCAGCtggatgataataatcGGATAAATAATCATATGAATGAGCAAAGCTATGGAGAAGCATTTAATGTTTATAATGGATATTACTCTCGAACCGGAACCACAACAAACTTAATATCCAATGAGACACTGGGTGGTGGTAGAaatggtaataataattctctaGGAGTTTCTAATTTGGGGATACCACGAAACATACAACTGCCAATAGAGTTCGATAGATATCCTTCGAACTTTAGTAGTTGTAATAACATCAACAGCTTAATCAACTCTAAACACGACGAAAGCGATTTGCCGGTGTCAAAAAAATCTTCGAGCTCCTTTTTACCTGGGAATGATTTCAGTCCGTTTGGTGGGTACCCTGCTTCATCATTTCCTTTACATAtagatgaaaaagaagcaGATGATTATTTACACAACCCGGATCCTATCAAAGATGCGGATTATGACAAAAACAGGTTTATTCATGACTTGAAGAACATGGACAGAAGATCATTGGGTGGGTTGATAGGAGTCATATTTTTAGTGTTAGCTGCAGTTGCGGTGTTTATTTTGTTACCCGTATTAACATATTCTGGTGTTACCGACCCATATACGCCAGAGAGTTACGAGATATTAACTTCATATAGATATCCTCTACTAAATGCTATCAGGACAGATTTGGTTGACCCAGATACTCCTGAAGATGCATTAACTAAAAAGACTTCCAAAGGTGAAACGTGGAAGTTGGTTTTTTCCGATGAATTTAATGCAGAAGGTAGAACCTTTTATGACGGCGATGATCAGTTTTTCCAAGCTGCAGACCTTTGGTACGGTGGTACTCAAGATTTGGAATACTATGATCCAGATGCTGTGACGACTGCCAATGGTACCTTGAACTTGAGAATGGATGCATACAAGAATCACGATTTGTTTTACAGATCTGGAATGGTCCAAAGTTGGAATAAAATGTGCTTTACCCAAGGGTACTTAGAATTTTCTGCCAGACTACCAGGGTACGGTAATGTATCTGGGTTGTGGCCAGGTTTATGGTCCATGGGTAATTTAGGTCGCCCTGGATACTTGGCCAGTACTGAAGGTATATGGCCATATACATATGACTCATGTGATGCCGGTATTACTGCAAACCAATCATCTCCTGATGGAATTTCGTACTTGCCAGGTCAAAGATTGAACAAATGTACTTGTTCTGGAGAAGATCATCCTAGTCCAGGTAAAGGAAGAGGTGCTCCAGAATATGATGTTCTCGAAGGTGAAGTTAGTACTGATGTAGGTGTTGGTGTGGCGTCGCAATCGATGCAGATTGCTCCATTTGATATCTGGTATTATCCTGATTATAATTTCATATCAATTCATAATGACTCAGTTACCACTATGAACACTTATACGGGTGGTCCATTACAACAAGCAGTTTCTGGTACGACGACCTTGAACGTGTCGTGGTATTCTGAAGGTGACAATGAACATAATTTCCAGACCTATGGGTACgaatatttgaatgatgatgacgacgGATATTTGACATGGTACGTTGGTACTGATCCAACCGTCACTGTACAAGCAGCAGCGTTAGGTCCTAATGGAAATATTGGTCGCAGATTGATGTCTAAGGAACCAATGTCTATGGTGAtgaattttggtatttCCAACAACTGGGCCTATATCGACTGGAACTCTTTGAAATTTCCTATTACAATGAATATTGATCATGTTAGAGTGTATCAACCTGAGGATGCTATTAATTTAACCTGTGACCCTGACGACTA
- a CDS encoding DEHA2B14168p (weakly similar to uniprot|Q12142 Saccharomyces cerevisiae YDL149W ATG9 Transmembrane protein involved in formation of Cvt and autophagic vesicles), translating to MSEYNQNSNNDTFLSRVFGLHSVYNQLQDEYQYYDPDVDYQQSFMNGGVLSSHVREEGNENTNNDNTNLLDSESDSDSSSSLSSPPSPIVSFTGKEHNQNEDSTKVHWDTTRPHYGQDNDITTSIPKDPPKKNMVNTAKNFINKLHPATDSLPMYNQPQQFRKPPPEGPSVQTVYQKKQHKSKRKYVIPPKERALYLWANITNMDEFLTDVYYYYRGNGMLNIVLTRLVDLLILAFILSFTVFLKWGINYDFFMSSSSDRASVTLKDLVIPNFISEMVPVSVKLLLLGFSGYIVLRLVQLYFDYNYKLKEIKNFYHYLIGIPNDDELMTISWIVIVERLMALKDYNSLTSTNTNLPAQFLSDLNSKVRLNAHDIANRIMRKENYIIALINKEVLDLSLSIPFLSNVNSFLSNKSVLTKTLDWNIKLCINNFIFNQHGQINSHVLKDFNRNQLSKELSARFKMAAIINLLLCPFIVIYFVLLYFFRYFNEYKSNPSSILGLRQYTPWAEWKLREFNELPHFFIKRLHLSIGPANIYINQFPRGFWVINLMNFVNFVSGAITAILVLMGLWFDNEEHNFWSFEITENKSSLFYISLFGTVWAITSSSLTSTNSNTSENLNSQTSSFFYDPEASLRYVSQFTHYLPSSWNGRLHTVQVKNEFCELFSMKIIIIINEILSLILTPFILWFKVSNSSGAIIDFFREYSIHVDGLGYVCYFAMFNFEQKDKNMMMSLNKSKKRKPRKSRANAKKKASSKSKSRSDEIELDNVNSNKADKSKLSDSETSSNSDDNDDTDINNDYYQDDKMIKSYMYFLETCGNDKAKQASKLTSNEQLSTKPSRIAKPDNSQSVVGDPTPSFLYQPLTSNSIDDSSYNINYNIDEQEEESSKGKRSGVLGMINQFYKHDRNR from the coding sequence ATGTCAGAGTATAACCAGAACTCAAATAATGACACGTTTCTATCACGGGTGTTTGGTCTTCACTCGGTGTATAACCAATTACAGGACGAGTATCAATATTATGACCCTGATGTTGATTATCAGCAGTCATTCATGAATGGTGGTGTCTTGTCCAGCCATGTACGTGAAGAAGGTAACGAAAATACGAACAACGACAATACTAATCTATTGGATTCTGAATCAGACCTGGACTCGTCGCTGTCACTTTCGTCGCCACCATCACCTATAGTATCATTCACAGGTAAGGAGcataatcaaaatgaagatTCGACCAAAGTGCACTGGGATACCACCCGTCCACATTATGGGCAAGATAACGATATTACCACCAGCATACCTAAGGACCCTCCCAAGAAGAATATGGTTAATACTGCGAAAaacttcatcaacaaattgCATCCAGCCACCGATTCTCTTCCCATGTATAACCAGCCACAACAATTTCGAAAACCACCACCAGAAGGGCCTTCTGTTCAAACAGTTTATCAGAAAAAACAGCACAAATCCAAACGGAAGTATGTGATTCCTCCGAAAGAGCGGGCACTCTATTTGTGGGCGAATATCACCAATATGGACGAATTTTTAACTGACGTTTATTATTACTACCGAGGAAATGGAATGCTCAATATTGTTTTGACTAGACttgttgatttattgattttagCTTTCATATTGTCATTCACTGTGTTCTTAAAATGGGGTATTAATTATGACTTCTTCATGAGTTCATCGAGTGATCGTGCATCTGTTACTTTGAAGGATTTAGTAATACCTAATTTTATTAGTGAGATGGTACCTGTCTCGGTAAAATTGCTATTATTGGGCTTCTCTGGTTATATTGTCTTACGATTGGTCCAATTGTATTTTGACTACAACTATAAACTAAaggaaatcaaaaatttctatCACTACTTAATAGGAATTccaaatgatgatgaattaatgaCTATTTCATGGATCGTTATTGTCGAAAGATTAATGGCATTAAAAGATTATAATAGCTTAACGTCAACTAATACCAATTTGCCTGCTCAATTTTTGAGTGATCTAAACTCAAAAGTTAGATTGAATGCTCATGACATTGCTAATAGAATTATGAGAAAggaaaattatattattgcaTTGATTAACAAAGAAGTATTGGATTTGTCATTGTCTATCCCGTTCTTATCGAATGTTAATAGCTTCTTATCGAATAAATCGGTATTGACGAAAACTTTAGACTGGAATATTAAGTTgtgtattaataatttcattttcaaccaGCATGGCCAGATCAATTCACATGTTTTAAAGGATTTTAACAGGAATCAATTGTCAAAAGAACTAAGTGCGAGATTTAAGATGGCagcaataataaatttgctCTTATGCCCTTTTATTGTCATTTATTTCGTTCTATTATACTTCTTCCGTTATTTCAATGAGTATAAGTCAAATCCTAGTTCAATTTTAGGCTTAAGGCAATATACACCTTGGGCTGAATGGAAACTTAGggaatttaatgaattaccacatttctttatcaagaGATTGCACTTATCCATTGGTCCtgcaaatatttatatcaatcAGTTTCCTAGGGGCTTTTGGGTAATAAACTTAATGAATTTTGTGAATTTTGTTTCCGGAGCAATTACAGCAATACTAGTTTTAATGGGACTCTggtttgataatgaagagcATAATTTCTGGTCCTTTGAAATCACTGAAAACAAATCAAGTTTGTTCTATATTAGTTTATTTGGTACAGTATGGGCCATCACTTCAAGCTCATTAACTTCTACAAATTCAAACACttctgaaaatttaaattccCAGACTTCTTCCTTTTTTTATGACCCAGAGGCCAGCCTCCGATATGTCTCACAGTTCACGCATTATTTGCCTAGTTCATGGAATGGTAGGCTACATACTGTGCAAgtcaaaaatgaattttgTGAGCtattttcaatgaagattattataattataaatgaaatCCTAAGCTTAATCTTGACCCCGTTTATTCTTTGGTTCAAAGTTCTGAATAGTTCTGGCGCAATAATTGACTTCTTCAGAGAGTATTCTATTCATGTTGACGGACTTGGTTATGTTTGTTATTTTGCGAtgtttaattttgaacAGAAGGAtaaaaatatgatgatgagtttgaataaatcaaagaaaCGCAAACCCAGAAAGTCAAGAGCAAATGCGAAGAAAAAAGCCTCCAGTAAATCTAAGTCCCGTTCTGATGAAATCGAACTTGACAATGTGAATCTGAATAAAGCTGATAAGTCGAAATTAAGTGATTCGGAAACTTCTAGCAATTCTGATGACAATGATGACACtgatattaataatgacTATTATCAGGATGACAAAATGATCAAATCCTACATGTATTTCTTGGAAACCTGTGGTAATGACAAGGCAAAACAGGCATCTAAACTCACCAGCAATGAACAATTATCGACCAAGCCATCACGTATTGCAAAACCTGACAATTCTCAGTCGGTTGTAGGAGATCCAACGCCCTCATTTTTGTATCAGCCGTTAACGTCTAATAGCATTGATGATTCTTCCTACAATATCAATTACAATATTgatgaacaagaagaagaatctaGTAAGGGTAAAAGATCTGGTGTATTGGGTATGATAAACCAATTTTATAAGCACGATAGAAATAGATGA
- a CDS encoding DEHA2B14190p (similar to uniprot|Q99207 Saccharomyces cerevisiae YDL148C NOP14 Nucleolar protein) — MEFFYNYVYRCLLVYHKKLLIYLFITGMAGSQLKQLKAALKANGLIGQTNIKKKNKKSKTPSETRRNDKQEILSNIRKDFNLFDGKINRTKRDVTMIQGGKFVKVGSKQHSDATRAKSDVENSMKLQYELDKKQHGKTGGLVDRRFGENNRNLTAEEKMLERFTRERQGTSKKKINFALGSDDEQDDEDNDGFVLTHSGKSLSLDNDLDDSKSNTKYYDEDSLMPEEVQPKRKSKQEVMKEVIAKSKFYKHQRQMEFQKAQDEIMNLDDEFGDIMTEFNNNPAKKPQSFSNKTPEEIEYDNKVRELTYDRRSVPADRTKTADELQKEHDTRLQKLEADRLRRMNGDYDDREAEADDLEGFWNGSEDEEEGFAIDNSAEEEGSSSGNEDDMDQSKPSGRTLKKTIIQIPGTHEDFIASLSSVDESNHCNYIKKVIETYQPRLAEGNKERMNVFVGILFKHILHLANDPCPPAENINETMKILKKLSESYNEKLVEVIRVEINDIQERIFNLQPRDLVYFVMVGYLFSTSDHYHLVVTPTLILMNESISSIPYDKKTTVSRIGQGLFIVDILLNYQTFSKRFTPEIVCFLEKAALLLIPEPEKLTNQSLSINKIIKSDTNLRTKGIKPTEDLVKVSELFGNDSQVLKLKLTNKLIDIFARILSIWRDNEVMIEILSSFSNLANHLSIHYNSPKLNQLIEKMSKIQNNLIKERKPLTLQHHKAISIATFAPKFEENFNPDKKSYDVNRERQELNKIKNQIKKERKSTLKDIRKESKFTARQQIADKKDKYDEYHKKMANIVNSISTIEGAEKNTYEREKQRRKNK, encoded by the coding sequence atggaatttttttataacTATGTATATAGATGTCTATTAGTTTATCATAAGaagttattaatatatttatttattacagGTATGGCCGGATCGCAGTTAAAGCAATTAAAGGCTGCATTAAAGGCTAATGGCTTAATTGGGCAAACCAATattaagaagaaaaataaaaaatcGAAAACACCATCAGAGACAAGAAGAAACGACAAACAAGAAATCTTAAGTAATATCAGAAAAGATTTCAACTTGTTTGACGGTAAAATTAACAGAACCAAGCGTGATGTTACTATGATTCAAGGTGGGAAGTTTGTTAAAGTTGGATCAAAGCAACACAGTGACGCTACCAGAGCGAAGTCTGACGTTGAAAACTCGATGAAACTTCAATACGAGTTAGATAAAAAGCAACACGGAAAAACAGGCGGATTGGTCGATAGAAGATTTGGTGAAAATAATCGTAATTTGACTGCTGAAGAAAAAATGTTGGAAAGATTCACCAGAGAAAGACAGGGAACAagcaaaaagaagattaaCTTTGCATTAGGAAGTGATGACGAGcaagatgatgaagacaaTGATGGTTTTGTATTGACACATTCGGGAAAATCTTTATCTCTTGACAATGATTTAGACGATAGCAAATCGAATACTAAGTATTACGACGAGGACTCTTTAATGCCAGAAGAGGTTCAACCAAAGAGAAAATCTAAGCAGGAAGTAATGAAAGAAGTTATAGCCAAATCCAAATTCTACAAGCATCAAAGACAAAtggaatttcaaaaagctcaagatgaaattatgaatttggatgatgaatttggtGATATTATGACTgaattcaacaacaacccAGCAAAAAAGCCGCaatcattttctaataaaacTCCGGAAGAAATCGAGTATGATAATAAAGTTAGGGAATTAACTTATGATAGACGTTCTGTTCCAGCAGATAGAACCAAAACAGCTGACGAATTACAAAAGGAGCATGACACCagattgcaaaaattaGAAGCTGACAGATTACGCAGAATGAATGGAGACTATGATGATAGAGAAGCAGAGGCAGATGACTTGGAGGGATTCTGGAATGGCAGTGAAGATGAGGAAGAGGGGTTCGCTATTGATAACAGCGCCGAGGAAGAAGGAAGTTCTAGTGGcaatgaagatgatatgGATCAATCTAAACCATCTGGAAGGACTTTAAAAAAGACGATTATCCAAATACCAGGTACGCATGAAGATTTTATTgcttcattatcttcagtTGATGAGTCAAACCATTGTAATTACATCAAGAAGGTTATTGAGACCTACCAACCAAGGCTCGCAGAGGGTAACAAGGAAAGAATGAATGTATTTGTTGgtatattattcaaacaCATTTTACATTTGGCTAATGATCCATGTCCGCCAGcagaaaatattaatgaaacaatgaaaatcttgaaaaaacTAAGTGAAAGCTATAATGAGAAATTAGTAGAAGTCATTAGagttgaaattaatgacATCCAAGAAAGAATCTTTAATTTACAACCAAGGGATTTAGTGTACTTTGTGATGGTTGgctatttattttcaacatccgatcattatcatttagTAGTAACCCCAACACTtatattaatgaatgaaaGTATATCAAGTATTCCATATGATAAGAAAACCACAGTAAGTCGAATTGGTCAAGGTTTATTTATcgttgatattttattgaattatcaaaCCTTTTCCAAAAGATTTACTCCAGAAATTGTATGCTTTTTAGAAAAGGCTGCATTGTTATTAATCCCAGAACCAGAAAAGTTAACAAATCAAAGTTTATCCATTaacaaaattatcaaatcaGATACAAACTTGAGAACAAAAGGTATCAAGCCAACTGAAGATTTGGTTAAAGTATCTGAATTATTTGGCAACGATAGTCAGgtattaaaattgaaattaaccAATAAActaattgatatattcgCTAGAATTCTAAGCATCTGGAGAGATAATGAGGTTATGATTGAGATCctttcatcattttcaaacttgGCTAATCACTTATCTATTCACTATAATTCACCTAAGCTCAATCAATTGATAGAAAAAATGagcaaaattcaaaataactTAATTAAGGAGAGAAAGCCATTGACCTTGCAACATCACAAAGCTATTTCTATCGCTACATTTGCTCCTAAATTCGAAGAAAATTTCAACCCAGATAAGAAATCATACGATGTAAATAGAGAAAgacaagaattgaataaaattaagaaccaaattaagaaagaaagaaaatctACACTTAAAGATATTAGAAAGGAATCTAAATTCACCGCAAGACAACAAATTGCTGATAAGAAAGACAAATACGATGAATACCACAAAAAGATGGCCAACATTGTCAATTCTATTTCGACCATCGAAGGAGCTGAAAAGAATACATACGAACGTGAAAagcaaagaagaaaaaataaatag
- a CDS encoding DEHA2B14212p (similar to uniprot|Q12207 Saccharomyces cerevisiae YPR149W NCE102) yields the protein MLALGDSILRLTNFVLLVIALGLTASLAASTVTQSNPQINFGVFAAAFAILTSSFYGILAYFIAAFAWPIVLAALDILNLIFTFAAATAIAAGIRCHSCSNKDYVDDNNITQGSSGRCRKAQASVAFLYISFFIFVFSTVFSVISITKGGLFGGSSGRSTARVGVPSMSQV from the coding sequence ATGCTTGCCCTTGGAGATAGTATTTTACGTTTGACTAACTTTGTATTGTTAGTCATTGCATTGGGTTTAACGGCTTCGTTAGCTGCTTCTACCGTCACCCAATCCAACCCTCAAATCAATTTCGGTGTATTTGCTGCTGCCTTCGCTATATTGACTTCGTCATTCTATGGTATCTTAGCATACTTTATTGCTGCTTTCGCATGGCCAATCGTGTTGGCTGCTTTAGATATCTTAAATCTTATCTTCACCTTCGCTGCCGCCACCGCCATTGCAGCTGGTATCCGTTGTCACTCATGTTCCAACAAAGACTACGTTGATGATAACAACATTACTCAAGGTTCTTCAGGTCGTTGTAGAAAAGCTCAAGCTTCTGTTGCTTTCCTTTACATCtccttcttcatctttgTTTTCTCCACTGTCTTCTCCGTTATTTCCATTACAAAGGGTGGTTTATTCGGTGGATCATCTGGAAGATCTACTGCCAGAGTTGGTGTTCCATCAATGTCCCAAGTTTAA
- a CDS encoding DEHA2B14234p (no similarity): MVLTFFKLVYTHYLIGQVPILPGHEIITADTIEQIYLNYGSAMAFRCPSVQPVYTCASPSVRYVAIFVKLTLRSATLSPNY, from the coding sequence atggTATTGacttttttcaaattagtTTATACGCATTACCTAATTGGGCAGGTGCCTATTTTGCCTGGTCATGAAATAATTACGGCTGATACAATAGAGCAAATATACCTTAACTATGGTAGTGCAATGGCTTTCCGGTGCCCATCGGTTCAACCGGTATACACTTGCGCGAGTCCAAGCGTGAGATATGTTGCTATCTTCGTTAAATTGACCCTTCGCTCAGCAACCTTGCTGCCTAACTACTGA
- a CDS encoding DEHA2B14256p (no similarity), producing MKTSQCTEVLEDRNSDKSQEGLKRRRARHRVLSTYSFN from the coding sequence ATGAAAACAAGCCAATGCACCGAAGTCTTAGAAGATAGGAACAGCGACAAGTCGCAGGAAGGGCTTAAGCGGAGAAGGGCTAGACATAGGGTGTTATCAACCTATTCTTTCAACTAG
- a CDS encoding DEHA2B14278p (similar to uniprot|Q12300 Saccharomyces cerevisiae YDL138W RGT2 Plasma membrane glucose receptor), which produces MWPFLDRIMYDHSTEEEYYKKMQQKSSSSSAITVGLVAAVGGFLYGYDTGLINDIMEMTYVKDNFPANGHSFSVHERALITAILSLGTFFGALIAPLISDTWGRKFSIIVSSALIFNVGNILQVSSTEVVLLCVGRAVSGLSVGILSAIVPLYQAEASPKWVRGSIVYTYQWAITWGLLIASAICQGAKNIMNSGSYRIPVGIQFLWAIILSVGMLFLPESPRFHVQKDNIQEALKCLARLRKVPTDDPDLIEELVEIKANYDYELSFGKASYIDCFKSGGGRNKQLTRMLTGIGVQAFQQSSGINFIFYYGVNFFASSGIKNYYLMSFVTYAVNTLFTIPGIILIEVIGRRKLLLFGGIGMAVSNFIIAIVGVSMSDESISSIICVSFSCVFIAFFASSWGGAVWALSSDIFGIGIRQKAISLTAATNWLVNFTFAFITPYLIDTGKHTAALGNKIFFIWGGCNALGVVFVYFMVYETKGLKLEEIDFMYKNCVNARASTKFKSQKIVYANQISTPISELLNPNRSHIAIEKSSGSNNNGDDDENSEENHHDFGLENGNVLHNNLDNRNITLIPYKNIISPSRSFSSDSSSDSDSSSPLNDYERYLHSLQKEGSHHDTSQTSTSLITDNKLSHLNSMHNAHSRGNFTEEDLKYLNDEYDLAMSQKYPGTTTAPLKPSTNMTVIAAPFFDAPPSDSDTDDESDDDEVGDEDSETEPETTKGSPVDTKDSSS; this is translated from the coding sequence ATGTGGCCATTTCTAGATAGGATCATGTATGATCACTCGACGGAGGAGGAATATTACAAAAAGATGCAACAGAAGTCGTCTTCGTCGAGTGCCATTACAGTGGGGCTAGTGGCGGCGGTAGGGGGATTTTTGTATGGGTACGATACTGGGCTCATTAACGATATTATGGAGATGACGTACGTGAAGGATAACTTCCCGGCGAATGGACATAGCTTCAGCGTACACGAGCGAGCGTTGATAACGGCCATCTTGTCACTCGGAACATTTTTTGGGGCGTTGATAGCGCCGTTGATATCGGATACGTGGGGTAGAAAGTTTTCGATCATTGTATCGTCAGCTCTCATATTTAATGTGGGAAACATCTTGCAGGTGTCATCCACAGAGGTGGTGCTTTTATGTGTTGGGAGAGCTGTTTCGGGGTTGTCAGTGGGTATACTCTCAGCCATTGTGCCGTTGTATCAAGCTGAAGCTTCGCCAAAATGGGTAAGAGGTTCCATTGTGTATACTTACCAATGGGCGATAACATGGGGGTTGTTGATTGCTAGTGCTATATGTCAGGGGGCAAAAAACATTATGAATTCGGGCTCGTATAGAATACCGGTGGGAATACAGTTCTTGTGGGCAATTATTTTGTCTGTCGGGATGCTTTTTTTACCCGAATCTCCTCGATTCCATGTACAGAAGGATAATATCCAAGAAGCATTGAAATGCTTAGCTAGACTAAGAAAAGTGCCGACAGATGACCCTGATTTGATAGAAGAACTAGTTGAAATCAAGGCCAACTATGACTACGAGTTATCGTTTGGAAAGGCATCCTATATAGATTGCTTTAAGAGTGGTGGAGGAAGAAATAAGCAACTCACGAGGATGCTCACAGGTATTGGGGTCCAGGCATTTCAACAAAGTTCAggaatcaattttattttctattaCGGGGTTAATTTCTTCGCAAGTTCAGGAATTAAGAATTATTACTTAATGTCATTTGTAACTTATGCAGTTAACACACTTTTTACAATACCAGGgataattttgattgaAGTCATAGGAAGAAGgaaactattattatttggcGGCATTGGAATGGCTGTTTCAAATTTCATAATAGCAATTGTTGGTGTTAGTATGTCAGATGAGTCAATCAGTTCTATAATATGTGTGTCATTTTCGTGTGTCTTTATTGCATTTTTTGCATCATCATGGGGCGGTGCCGTATGGGCGCTCTCTTCAGATATATTTGGTATTGGTATTAGACAAAAAGCAATATCGCTAACGGCAGCGACAAATTGGTTAGTTAATTTTACCTTTGCATTTATAACGCCATATTTGATTGATACTGGTAAACATACCGCAGCATTGGGtaacaaaattttttttatctgGGGTGGTTGTAATGCTCTAGGCGTCGTATTTGTGTACTTTATGGTTTACGAAACGAAAGGATtaaaattggaagaaattgatttcatgTACAAAAACTGTGTGAACGCTAGAGCTTCGACTAAGTTCAAATCTCAAAAGATTGTATACGCCAATCAAATTTCAACACCGATCTCAGAGCTTCTTAATCCCAACCGATCGCATATTGCGATTGAGAAATCAAGTGGAAGTAACAATAATGGcgatgatgatgagaaTAGCGAAGAAAATCACCATGATTTTGGTTTAGAGAACGGAAACGTCTTACACAACAATTTGGATAATAGGAATATAACTCTTATCCCTTAtaagaatattatttcaCCTCTGCGATCATTCAGTTCAGATTCTTCAAGCGATTCCGACTCATCTTCACCACTCaatgattatgaaagaTACTTACATAGCTTGCAAAAAGAAGGCAGCCATCATGACACCTCTCAAACTTCAACGTCCTTAATTACTGACAATAAGCTAAGTCATCTTAATTCCATGCATAATGCCCACTCACGGGGTAATTTTACTGAGGAGGACTTGAAGTACCTCaatgatgaatatgattTAGCGATGTCGCAGAAATACCCAGGCACAACTACGGCGCCTCTAAAACCAAGCACGAATATGACTGTTATAGCGGCGCCATTTTTTGACGCTCCACCAAGCGATTCAGACACGGACGACGAAAGCGACGACGATGAAGTCGGTGACGAAGATAGCGAAACAGAACCAGAAACTACTAAGGGCTCACCGGTTGATACCAAGGACTCTAGTTCGTAG